The following proteins are encoded in a genomic region of Garra rufa chromosome 22, GarRuf1.0, whole genome shotgun sequence:
- the prr15lb gene encoding proline-rich protein 15-like protein B: MADPAWWKLTFLRKKKSEPKVLYEIPPDFSTNNANKDLGNDDEDSNLDARLEKIVDKNATKGRHVKVSHSGRFKEKKKIRATLAENPSLFPEPGRTDKSHVEK, encoded by the coding sequence ATGGCCGACCCTGCGTGGTGGAAGCTCACCTTTCTGAGGAAAAAGAAGTCGGAGCCAAAGGTCCTGTATGAAATACCACCCGACTTCAGTACCAACAATGCAAATAAAGACCTGGGAAACGACGACGAAGACAGCAATTTAGACGCCAGACTGgaaaaaatagtggataaaaatGCCACCAAGGGCCGTCATGTAAAAGTCTCCCATTCTGGGCGGTTTAAGGAGAAGAAGAAGATTCGCGCTACTTTGGCGGAAAACCCAAGCCTTTTCCCCGAACCTGGTCGGACTGACAAGAGCCATGTGGAAAAATAA